A single genomic interval of Takifugu flavidus isolate HTHZ2018 chromosome 19, ASM371156v2, whole genome shotgun sequence harbors:
- the LOC130515896 gene encoding histone deacetylase 2, which translates to MAYTTASGTKKKVCYYYDGDIGNYYYGQGHPMKPHRIRMTHNLLLNYGLYRKMEIYRPHKATAEEMTKYHSDDYIKFLRSIRPDNMSEFSKQMQRFNVGEDCPVFDGLFEFCQLSAGGSAAGSVKLNRQQTDIAVNWAGGLHHAKKSEASGFCYVNDIVLAILELLKYHQRVLYIDIDIHHGDGVEEAFYTTDRVMTVSFHKYGEYFPGTGDLRDIGAGKGKYYAVNFPLRDGIDDESYEQIFKPVMAKVMEMYQPSAVVLQCGADSLSGDRLGCFNLTIRGHAKCVEYMKSFNLPLLMLGGGGYTIRNVARCWTYETAVALDTDIPDELPYNDYFEYFGPDFKLHISPSNMTNQNTQEYMDKIKQRLFENLRMLPHAPGVQMQATPEDAVPDDSVDEDTEDPDKRLSIRATDKRIACEEEFSDSEDEGEGGRKNVANHKKGKRPRVDEDKKDGEDKKSEIKEEEKTMDSSAEKTDSKSVTEPMTSA; encoded by the exons ATGGCTTACACGACTGCGAGTGGGACCAAGAAGAAGGTCTGCTATTACTATGACG GTGACATAGGAAATTATTATTACGGACAAGGACATCCCATGAAACCACATCGCATCCGGATGACCCACAACCTGCTTCTCAACTATGGACTCTACAGGAAAATGGAAATCTAT AGACCACACAAAGccacagcagaggaaatgacCAAATATCACAGCGACGACTACATCAAGTTCCTGCGATCCATAAGACCGGACAACATGTCTGAGTTCAGCAAGCAGATGCAGCGCT TCAACGTCGGAGAGGACTGTCCTGTGTTTGACGGCCTGTTTGAATTCTGCCAACTTTCTGCTGGAGGATCTGCTG CTGGCTCAGTGAAGTTAAACAGACAGCAGACCGACATCGCCGTCAACTGGGCTGGAGGACTTCACCATGCAAAGAAGTCGGAGGCTTCTGGCTTCTGCTACGTCAACGATATTGTCCTGGCCATCTTGGAGCTGCTCAA GTACCACCAGAGAGTGCTGTACATCGACATAGACATCCATCATGGAGACGGTGTGGAGGAGGCCTTCTACACCACTGACAGGGTCATGACCGTGTCCTTCCATAAATATGGGGAGTATTTCCCTGGAACTGGAGACCTCAGG gATATTGGGGCAGGAAAAGGCAAATATTATGCCGTTAACTTCCCCCTGCGTGATGGCATAGACGACGAGTCTTATGAGCAGATCTTTAAACCC GTGATGGCAAAGGTGATGGAAATGTACCAGCCCAGTGCTGTGGTTCTTCAGTGTGGCGCTGACTCGCTGTCAGGAGATCGTCTTGGCTGCTTTAACCTCACCATTCGTg GCCATGCAAAGTGTGTGGAGTACATGAAGTCCTTCAACCTCCCACTGCTCATGCTGGGTGGAGGAGGATACACCATCCGCAATGTGGCTCGCTGCTGGACCTATGAGACAGCCGTCGCCCTGGACACCGACATTCCAGATG AGCTTCCATACAATGATTATTTTGAATACTTTGGGCCTGACTTCAAGCTGCACATCAGCCCATCAAACATGACCAATcagaacactcaggagtacatGGACAAGATCAA GCAGCGCCTCTTTGAGAACCTGAGGATGCTGCCTCACGCTCCTGGAGTGCAGATGCAGGCCACCCCTGAAGATGCCGTCCCTGACGACAGTGTGGACGAAGACACAGAAGATCCTGACAAGCGCTTGTCCA TCCGTGCCACAGATAAGAGGATAGCCTGTGAGGAAGAGTTTTCTGACTcggaggatgaaggtgagggggggaggaaaaatgTTGCCAATCATAAGAAGGGGAAAAGGCCCAGAGTTGATGAAGACAAAAAGGATGGAGAGGACAAGAAAAGTG AAattaaagaggaggagaaaacaatgGACAGCAGTGCTGAGAAGACTGACTCCAAAAG TGTGACTGAGCCGATGACCAGTGCCTGA
- the LOC130515899 gene encoding heparan sulfate glucosamine 3-O-sulfotransferase 5 — MLFKQQPLLTQKLFVLGSLAIGSVLYLVARVGTLDRLQPICPIERRLPPPEHEQIPLRTLQFKRGLLHELRKGNATKEQIRLHNLLQQLPQAIIIGVRKGGTRALLEMLNLHPAVVKASQEIHFFDNDQNYARGIEWYREKMPFSFPHQITIEKSPAYFITEEVPERIFKMNSSIKLLVIVREPTIRAVSDYTQVLEGKERKNKTYHKFEKLAVDSGTCEVNTKYKAVRTSIYTKHLERWLKYFPVDQFHIVDGDRLIADPLPELQLVERFLNLPSRISQYNLYFNATRGFYCLRFNIVFNKCLAGSKGRTHPEVDPSVVTKLQKFFHPFNQKFFQITGRAFNWP; from the exons ATGCTATTCAAACAGCAGCCATTACTGACACAGAAGCTCTTCGTCCTGGGCAGCCTTGCAATCGGAAGTGTCCTCTATCTTGTGGCCAGGGTTGGGACTCTGGATAG ACTACAACCCATTTGCCCGATTGAGAGACGTCTGCCACCACCTGAGCATGAACAGATCCCTCTGCGTACCCTGCAGTTTAAGCGCGGGCTGCTCCATGAACTCCGGAAAGGCAACGCCACCAAAGAGCAAATCCGCCTGCACAACCTGCTCCAGCAGTTACCTCAAGCCATCATCATTGGAGTGCGCAAAGGGGGCACGCGGGCCCTACTGGAGATGCTCAACCTGCACCCGGCGGTGGTCAAAGCCTCACAGGAGATCCACTTCTTTGACAATGATCAAAACTATGCGCGGGGCATTGAGTGGTACAGGGAGAAAATGCCCTTCTCCTTCCCACATCAGATTACTATTGAGAAAAGTCCAGCTTACTTCATCACAGAAGAGGTGCCTGAACGCATCTTCAAGATGAACTCCTCTATCAAACTGCTGGTCATTGTGCGTGAGCCCACTATCAGAGCGGTATCTGACTACACACAGGTGCTCGAGGGCAAAGAGCGCAAAAACAAGACCTACCACAAGTTTGAGAAGCTGGCTGTTGACTCCGGCACCTGTGAGGTGAACACAAAGTACAAAGCAGTGCGGACCAGTATCTACACCAAGCACCTGGAGCGCTGGTTGAAGTACTTCCCCGTGGATCAGTTCCACATCGTAGACGGAGACCGCCTCATCGCAGACCCActgccagagctgcagctggtggagcgCTTCCTCAACCTCCCATCCAGAATCAGCCAGTATAACTTATACTTCAATGCCACCAGGGGCTTTTACTGTCTGCGATTCAATATTGTTTTTAACAAGTGCCTGGCAGGAAGCAAGGGGCGAACCCATCCGGAGGTGGATCCATCGGTGGTAACAAAGCTGCAAAAGTTCTTTCATCCGTTCAATCAGAAGTTTTTCCAGATCACTGGTCGAGCTTTTAATTGGCCATGA
- the LOC130515901 gene encoding myristoylated alanine-rich C-kinase substrate-like, translated as MGTPLSKTAGKAETTAEKPGEAAASPTKSNGQENGHVKVNGDASPAAAENGKEEVQANGSATAEESAKEEGEKTEAAPAETDAAEGEKVEAAAPPAAEGETAAKAEDSATPSTSNETPKKKKKRFSFKKSFKLSGFSFKKTKKETAEGAESEEPAVEATQAGAPTEEAKANEGTEETTGAANGEDKPAEEATPDAEQTESETKAEPEKPAEEAKEATPPAEEPKAEEKPTTEEPKTEEAALVSQESDEAPTTEAAE; from the exons ATGGGAACGCCACTGTCCAAGACAGCTGGGAAGGCTGAAACTACAGCTGAGAAGCCCGGAGAGGCTGCGGCTTCACCTACCAAGAGCAACGGACAG GAAAACGGCCATGTTAAAGTGAATGGAGATgcctctcctgcagcagccgAGAATGGTAAAGAGGAGGTGCAGGCAAATGGAAgtgccacagctgaggagaGCGCCAAGGAGGAGGGTGAGAAGACGGAGGCAGCCCCTGCTGAGACGGATGCTGCAGAGGGTGAGAAGGtagaagcagcagctcctccagccgcTGAGGGAGAAACAGCAGCGAAGGCAGAGGACAGCGCCACACCCTCCACCAGCAATGAAActccaaagaagaagaagaaacgaTTCTCTTTCAAGAAGTCTTTCAAGCTAAGTGGCTTCTCCTTCAAGAAGACCAAAAAGGAAACGGCAGAGGGGGCAGAAAGCGAGGAGCCAGCAGTAGAAGCAACGCAGGCAGGAGCTCCCACAGAGGAGGCCAAAGCCAATGAGGGGACAGAGGAAACAACAGGGGCTGCTAATGGGGAGGACAAGCCTGCAGAGGAGGCCACGCCTGATGCCGAGCAAACAGAGTCAGAAACCAAAGCTGAGCCAGAGAAACCTGCTGAGGAGGCCAaggaggccacgccccctgcagaAGAGCcaaaagcagaagagaagcCAACTACGGAGGAACCCAAAACAGAAGAGGCTGCCCTGGTGTCACAGGAGTCAGACGAGGCTCCAACCACCGAGGCTGCCGAGTAA